A stretch of the Takifugu flavidus isolate HTHZ2018 chromosome 1, ASM371156v2, whole genome shotgun sequence genome encodes the following:
- the LOC130535837 gene encoding guanine nucleotide exchange factor DBS-like isoform X1 produces the protein MEQVVKKTGEQEVEWCSRMGAEERTHSGFAVDNIEFAEGRSGSNLCPEGEELDWFLVTEAGDPAFTGDQLRSQSQWDGEKKVNSEENEEAEPGDGDGDGVEVDEREMQRALDVCLWPIERSGGHVRISLEEVQTYYRFSRCCHWLCDEIMQLDSAPLCAADIAPELRRQFAFLSGGRGDNGSPIIVFPEFPTFGEITDREFHNVLTYLTSVPSLSSTDVGFILVIDRRQDRWAAVKGTLLRIAGSFPGNLQLVLVLRPTTLLQRTLSDIFFKFNKDEFKMKVPVIMLSSITELHSYLDRTQLTQELGGTQEYCHDKWISHRTAIEGFALMVKKTAQTLQSFGTELAETELPSEVQATTVLLRTHTDNKDQMKENLLVALGQGSRLLESINEPVVRDPDHNMNQDELENLATVQRLLSQLDETERAFDEFWVRHQTKLEQCLQLRHFEHNYTEVRTLLEQVSEKLMTFSEVGISPAHADHIFSELTTYEERVNEVLDRAVSLAQEGEDLLQKSHYAQDSIQPKCTEISTISEDVRASLKARREHLLKAIELHHALERASKWVDDGIYLLASQPVDKCLSHEGAELALQELEGYLNNADQNQLSDPGTIGTEYELVLNQQFRDQVDKVFRKQLSMQDMFDKRRVSLKKLAAKQTRPVQPVAPRPEAFIKSPLSSPVHKTPQEKNTSETHSEISCDKENGQLQDGDHNRHASLSEEEENLAVLRRHVMNELLETERAYVEELLCVLQGYASEMDNPAVLHLIPAPLQNKKEVLFGNMPEIYDFHKRTFLRELEQYTDCPELVGRCFLQRMTDLQIYEKYCHNKPRSESLWRQCSDCAFFQECQKKLEHKLGLDSYLLKPVQRITKYQLLLKEMLKYSKTCEGADDLQEALTSILGILKAVNDSMHLIAITGYEGNLSELGKLLMQGSFSVWTEHKKGHAKVKDLARFKPMQRHLFLHEKALLFCKRREENGEGYEKAPSYSFKHSLSMGAVGITENAKGDNKKFEIWCNSREEVYIVQAPTTEVKTTWVKEIRKVLTTQLEACREASQQKSTEPGFQFPPVSSGAATLSPFKSGQRSFKKTEEKKAEPCSTDVISSSPPKPAGKDETSPPSDRAEEAKKRFTLQGFSNIREQKGSPTSPDRKTKRQSDPTPFGFKGWNKTSLSLDASEEHDGYSSAEDPLHSDAEDDAGKKLRAGKYTVKADYEKAGTQELTVKSGETLELIKQEDDGQWLVRNLSTSKEGVITAANLLSLIGKSKSCQSLTSSEGSGSGNLSTSSSCSETYTSFSDIKP, from the exons ATGGAACAGGTGGTGAAGAAGACGGGTGAACAGGAAGTCGAGTGGTGCAGCAGGATGGGTGCAGAAGAGAGGACACATTCTGGATTTGCAGTGGACAATATTGAGTTTGCAGAAGGAAGATCAGGTTCCAACTTGTGCcctgagggagaggagttggACTGGTTCTTGGTTACAGAGGCTGGAGATCCTGCATTCACCGGTGATCAGCTGAGGAGCCAAAGCCAGTGGGATGGTGAGAAGAAGGTCAACTCGGAGGAGAATGAAGAAGCGgaacctggagatggagatggagatggagtgGAGGTGGATGAGCGAGAGATGCAGAGAGCGTTGGATGTTTGTTTGTGGCCAATAGAGAGGAGTGGGGGTCATGTCCGGATCtctctggaggaggtgcagacaTACTACAGGTTTTCCCGCTGCTGTCACTGGCTGTGCG ATGAGATCATGCAGTTGGACAGCGCTCcgctctgtgctgctgacatCGCCCCGGAGCTCAGGAGGCAGTTTGCTTTCCTTTCAG gagggagaggagacaacGGCAGTCCCATCATTGTGTTCCCAGAGTTCCCCACATTTGGAGAAATAACAGACAGGGAGTTTCACAACGTGCTGACCTACCTGACGAGTGTGCCCAG TTTATCCTCAACAGATGTGGGCTTCATACTGGTTATTGATCGTCGGCAAGACCGATGGGCAGCCGTCAAGGGGACCCTGCTGCGCATCGCG GGCTCCTTTCCTGGGAACCtccagctggttctggttctgagaCCCACCACACTCCTACAGCGGACGCTCTCCGATATCTTCTTCAAATTTAACAAGGATGAGTTCAAAATGAAGGTGCCG gtgatcatgctgAGCTCCATAACAGAGCTGCATTCCTACCTCGACCGCACACAGCTGACGCAGGAACTGGGGGGGACTCAGGAGTACTGCCACGACAAGTGGATCTCGCACCGCACC GCTATTGAAGGATTTGCCCTGATGGTAAAGAAAACAGCACAAACCCTGCAGTCATTTGGGACTGAGCTCGCTGAAACTGAACTCCCCAGCGAAGTCCAGGCCACGACCGTCCTgctgaggacacacactgacaatAAAGACCAAATGAAG GAGAATTTGCTGGTGGCTCTGGGTCAGGGCAGCAGGCTGTTGGAGAGCATCAATGAGCCGGTTGTACGAGACCCCGACCACAACATGAACCAGGACGAACTCGAGAACCTGGCTACAGTTCAGAG GCTGCTGTCTCAGCTGGACGAGACAGAACGGGCTTTTGATGAGTTCTGGGTGAGGCATCaaaccaaactggagcagtGTCTTCAGCTGCGCCACTTTGAGCACAACTACACGGAg GTGAGGACATTGTTGGAACAGGTGTCCGAGAAACTCATGACCTTTTCTGAGGTCGGCATCAGCCCAGCTCACGCTGATCATATCTTCAGCGAGCTCACCACCTATGAGGAGAGAGTCAAC GAGGTGCTGGACAGAGCTGTGTCGTTGgcccaggagggggaggatCTGCTTCAGAAGTCCCACTATGCTCAGGACTCCATTCAGCCCAAATGCACAGAGATCAGTACAATCAGTGAAGATGTGAGGGCCAGTCTGAAGGCCAGGAGGGAGCATCTCCTCAAAGCCATAGAGCTGCATCACGCTTTGGAGAGG GCTTCAaaatgggtggatgatgggatATACCTGCTGGCATCTCAACCAGTAGACAAGTGTTTATCACACGAGGGAGCAGAATTAGCCCTTCAGGAGCTGGAGGGATACCTGAATAACGCAGACCAGAACCAGCTCTCAGACCCCGGTACCATCGGGACAGAATATGAGTTGGTGCTCAACCAGCAGTTCAGG GACCAGGTGGACAAGGTTTTCCGGAAACAGTTATCTATGCAGGACATGTTTGACAAGAGAAGAGTGAGTCTGAAAAAACTAGCAGCCAAACAGACCAGGCCAGTCCAGCCAGTAGCCCCCAGACCTGAAGCCTTCATCAAATCCCCCCTGAGCTCCCCCG TCCACAAAACACCGCAGGAGAAGAACACGTCAGAGACACATtctgagatcagctgtgacaAA GAGAATGGACAACTGCAGGATGGAGACCACAACAGACATGCATCTctctcagaggaggaggagaacctggcAGTGCTGAGGAG acaCGTCATGAACGAGCTGCTGGAAACCGAGAGAGCCTacgtggaggagctgctctgcGTACTCCAG gGTTATGCATCTGAGATGGACAACCCAGCTGTGCTTCACCTCATACCTGCTCCCCTGCAGAACAAAAAGGAGGTTCTATTTGGAAACATGCCTGAAATCTACGATTTCCACAAGAG GACATTTCTGAGGGAGCTGGAGCAGTACACTGACTGTCCTGAATTGGTTGGAAGATGTTTCCTACAGAGG ATGACCGACCTGCAAATCTATGAGAAGTACTGTCACAACAAGCCTCGCTCCGAGAGTCTTTGGAGGCAGTGTTCAGACTGTGCCTTCTTCCAG GAGTGTCAGAAAAAGCTGGAGCACAAACTGGGATTAGATTCTTATCTGCTGAAGCCTGTTCAGAGGATCACAAAATATCAGCTGCTTCTCAAG GAAATGTTAAAATACAGTAAAACCTGTGAGGGCGCTGATGACCTGCAGGAGGCACTGACCTCCATTTTGGGCATCCTCAAGGCTGTCAATGACTCCATGCACCTCATTGCCATTACAGGATATGAG GGTAATCTGAGTGAGCTGGGTAAGTTACTGATGCAAGGCTCGTTCAGCGTCTGGACAGAACACAAGAAAGGCCACGCTAAGGTGAAAGATCTGGCCCGTTTCAAGCCCATGCAGAGGCATCTCTTCCTCCACGAGAAGGCCCTCCTCTTCTGCAAGCGGAGGGAGGAGAATGGAGAGGGCTACGAGAAAGCCCCGTCGTACAGCTTCAAACACTCCCTGAGC ATGGGCGCTGTCGGGATCACTGAGAACGCAAAGGGGGACAACAAGAAGTTCGAAATATGGTGCAACTCCAGAGAGGAGGTTTACATCGTCCAG GCACCAACTACTGAAGTGAAAACCACATGGGTCAAAGAGATCAGGAAGGTTCTAACCACTCAGCTGGAGGCATGCAGAG AAGCCAGCCAGCAGAAGTCAACTGAGCCCGGattccagttccctcctgtgtCCAGTGGAGCGGCAACCCTGAG TCCTTTCAAGTCTGGTCAGAGGAGCTTTaagaagacagaggagaagaaagcggAGCCCTGCAGCACCGATGTGATCTCCTCTTCCCCACCAAAGCCCGCAGGAAAAG ATGAGACAAGCCCTCCCTCAGATAGAGCCGAAGAGGCTAAAAAGCGCTTTACTTTACAGGGCTTCAGTAACATCAGAGAGCAGAAAG GATCTCCCACCAGTCCGGATCGTAAGACCAAACGGCAGAGCGACCCCACGCCTTTTGGCTTCAAAG GCTGGAACAAAACCTCGCTGTCCCTGGATGCGTCAGAGGAGCATGATGGGTACTCCAGCGCCGAGGATCCTCTTCATTCTGACGCAGAAGACGACGCTGGCAAGAAACTG CGTGCTGGCAAATACACAGTGAAGGCTGACTATGAGAAGGCCGGCACTCAGGAGCTCACAGTCAAGAGTggggagacgctggagctgATCAAGCAGGAGGATGATGGACAGTG GCTTGTGCGCAacttgagcacttccaaggagggcGTGATCACAGCTGCTAATCTCCTGTCTCTCATTGGAAAATCCAAGTCCTGCCAGTCGCTCACCAGCTCAG AAGGCAGCGGCTCTGGGAACCTGAGCACCTCATCCAGCTGCAGCGAGACCTACACAAGCTTCTCCGACATCAAACCCTga
- the LOC130535837 gene encoding guanine nucleotide exchange factor DBS-like isoform X3: protein MEQVVKKTGEQEVEWCSRMGAEERTHSGFAVDNIEFAEGRSGSNLCPEGEELDWFLVTEAGDPAFTGDQLRSQSQWDGEKKVNSEENEEAEPGDGDGDGVEVDEREMQRALDVCLWPIERSGGHVRISLEEVQTYYRFSRCCHWLCDEIMQLDSAPLCAADIAPELRRQFAFLSGGRGDNGSPIIVFPEFPTFGEITDREFHNVLTYLTSVPSLSSTDVGFILVIDRRQDRWAAVKGTLLRIAGSFPGNLQLVLVLRPTTLLQRTLSDIFFKFNKDEFKMKVPVIMLSSITELHSYLDRTQLTQELGGTQEYCHDKWISHRTAIEGFALMVKKTAQTLQSFGTELAETELPSEVQATTVLLRTHTDNKDQMKENLLVALGQGSRLLESINEPVVRDPDHNMNQDELENLATVQRLLSQLDETERAFDEFWVRHQTKLEQCLQLRHFEHNYTEVRTLLEQVSEKLMTFSEVGISPAHADHIFSELTTYEERVNEVLDRAVSLAQEGEDLLQKSHYAQDSIQPKCTEISTISEDVRASLKARREHLLKAIELHHALERASKWVDDGIYLLASQPVDKCLSHEGAELALQELEGYLNNADQNQLSDPGTIGTEYELVLNQQFRDQVDKVFRKQLSMQDMFDKRRVSLKKLAAKQTRPVQPVAPRPEAFIKSPLSSPVHKTPQEKNTSETHSEISCDKENGQLQDGDHNRHASLSEEEENLAVLRRHVMNELLETERAYVEELLCVLQGYASEMDNPAVLHLIPAPLQNKKEVLFGNMPEIYDFHKRTFLRELEQYTDCPELVGRCFLQRMTDLQIYEKYCHNKPRSESLWRQCSDCAFFQECQKKLEHKLGLDSYLLKPVQRITKYQLLLKEMLKYSKTCEGADDLQEALTSILGILKAVNDSMHLIAITGYEGNLSELGKLLMQGSFSVWTEHKKGHAKVKDLARFKPMQRHLFLHEKALLFCKRREENGEGYEKAPSYSFKHSLSMGAVGITENAKGDNKKFEIWCNSREEVYIVQAPTTEVKTTWVKEIRKVLTTQLEACREASQQKSTEPGFQFPPVSSGAATLSPFKSGQRSFKKTEEKKAEPCSTDVISSSPPKPAGKGSPTSPDRKTKRQSDPTPFGFKGWNKTSLSLDASEEHDGYSSAEDPLHSDAEDDAGKKLRAGKYTVKADYEKAGTQELTVKSGETLELIKQEDDGQWLVRNLSTSKEGVITAANLLSLIGKSKSCQSLTSSEGSGSGNLSTSSSCSETYTSFSDIKP, encoded by the exons ATGGAACAGGTGGTGAAGAAGACGGGTGAACAGGAAGTCGAGTGGTGCAGCAGGATGGGTGCAGAAGAGAGGACACATTCTGGATTTGCAGTGGACAATATTGAGTTTGCAGAAGGAAGATCAGGTTCCAACTTGTGCcctgagggagaggagttggACTGGTTCTTGGTTACAGAGGCTGGAGATCCTGCATTCACCGGTGATCAGCTGAGGAGCCAAAGCCAGTGGGATGGTGAGAAGAAGGTCAACTCGGAGGAGAATGAAGAAGCGgaacctggagatggagatggagatggagtgGAGGTGGATGAGCGAGAGATGCAGAGAGCGTTGGATGTTTGTTTGTGGCCAATAGAGAGGAGTGGGGGTCATGTCCGGATCtctctggaggaggtgcagacaTACTACAGGTTTTCCCGCTGCTGTCACTGGCTGTGCG ATGAGATCATGCAGTTGGACAGCGCTCcgctctgtgctgctgacatCGCCCCGGAGCTCAGGAGGCAGTTTGCTTTCCTTTCAG gagggagaggagacaacGGCAGTCCCATCATTGTGTTCCCAGAGTTCCCCACATTTGGAGAAATAACAGACAGGGAGTTTCACAACGTGCTGACCTACCTGACGAGTGTGCCCAG TTTATCCTCAACAGATGTGGGCTTCATACTGGTTATTGATCGTCGGCAAGACCGATGGGCAGCCGTCAAGGGGACCCTGCTGCGCATCGCG GGCTCCTTTCCTGGGAACCtccagctggttctggttctgagaCCCACCACACTCCTACAGCGGACGCTCTCCGATATCTTCTTCAAATTTAACAAGGATGAGTTCAAAATGAAGGTGCCG gtgatcatgctgAGCTCCATAACAGAGCTGCATTCCTACCTCGACCGCACACAGCTGACGCAGGAACTGGGGGGGACTCAGGAGTACTGCCACGACAAGTGGATCTCGCACCGCACC GCTATTGAAGGATTTGCCCTGATGGTAAAGAAAACAGCACAAACCCTGCAGTCATTTGGGACTGAGCTCGCTGAAACTGAACTCCCCAGCGAAGTCCAGGCCACGACCGTCCTgctgaggacacacactgacaatAAAGACCAAATGAAG GAGAATTTGCTGGTGGCTCTGGGTCAGGGCAGCAGGCTGTTGGAGAGCATCAATGAGCCGGTTGTACGAGACCCCGACCACAACATGAACCAGGACGAACTCGAGAACCTGGCTACAGTTCAGAG GCTGCTGTCTCAGCTGGACGAGACAGAACGGGCTTTTGATGAGTTCTGGGTGAGGCATCaaaccaaactggagcagtGTCTTCAGCTGCGCCACTTTGAGCACAACTACACGGAg GTGAGGACATTGTTGGAACAGGTGTCCGAGAAACTCATGACCTTTTCTGAGGTCGGCATCAGCCCAGCTCACGCTGATCATATCTTCAGCGAGCTCACCACCTATGAGGAGAGAGTCAAC GAGGTGCTGGACAGAGCTGTGTCGTTGgcccaggagggggaggatCTGCTTCAGAAGTCCCACTATGCTCAGGACTCCATTCAGCCCAAATGCACAGAGATCAGTACAATCAGTGAAGATGTGAGGGCCAGTCTGAAGGCCAGGAGGGAGCATCTCCTCAAAGCCATAGAGCTGCATCACGCTTTGGAGAGG GCTTCAaaatgggtggatgatgggatATACCTGCTGGCATCTCAACCAGTAGACAAGTGTTTATCACACGAGGGAGCAGAATTAGCCCTTCAGGAGCTGGAGGGATACCTGAATAACGCAGACCAGAACCAGCTCTCAGACCCCGGTACCATCGGGACAGAATATGAGTTGGTGCTCAACCAGCAGTTCAGG GACCAGGTGGACAAGGTTTTCCGGAAACAGTTATCTATGCAGGACATGTTTGACAAGAGAAGAGTGAGTCTGAAAAAACTAGCAGCCAAACAGACCAGGCCAGTCCAGCCAGTAGCCCCCAGACCTGAAGCCTTCATCAAATCCCCCCTGAGCTCCCCCG TCCACAAAACACCGCAGGAGAAGAACACGTCAGAGACACATtctgagatcagctgtgacaAA GAGAATGGACAACTGCAGGATGGAGACCACAACAGACATGCATCTctctcagaggaggaggagaacctggcAGTGCTGAGGAG acaCGTCATGAACGAGCTGCTGGAAACCGAGAGAGCCTacgtggaggagctgctctgcGTACTCCAG gGTTATGCATCTGAGATGGACAACCCAGCTGTGCTTCACCTCATACCTGCTCCCCTGCAGAACAAAAAGGAGGTTCTATTTGGAAACATGCCTGAAATCTACGATTTCCACAAGAG GACATTTCTGAGGGAGCTGGAGCAGTACACTGACTGTCCTGAATTGGTTGGAAGATGTTTCCTACAGAGG ATGACCGACCTGCAAATCTATGAGAAGTACTGTCACAACAAGCCTCGCTCCGAGAGTCTTTGGAGGCAGTGTTCAGACTGTGCCTTCTTCCAG GAGTGTCAGAAAAAGCTGGAGCACAAACTGGGATTAGATTCTTATCTGCTGAAGCCTGTTCAGAGGATCACAAAATATCAGCTGCTTCTCAAG GAAATGTTAAAATACAGTAAAACCTGTGAGGGCGCTGATGACCTGCAGGAGGCACTGACCTCCATTTTGGGCATCCTCAAGGCTGTCAATGACTCCATGCACCTCATTGCCATTACAGGATATGAG GGTAATCTGAGTGAGCTGGGTAAGTTACTGATGCAAGGCTCGTTCAGCGTCTGGACAGAACACAAGAAAGGCCACGCTAAGGTGAAAGATCTGGCCCGTTTCAAGCCCATGCAGAGGCATCTCTTCCTCCACGAGAAGGCCCTCCTCTTCTGCAAGCGGAGGGAGGAGAATGGAGAGGGCTACGAGAAAGCCCCGTCGTACAGCTTCAAACACTCCCTGAGC ATGGGCGCTGTCGGGATCACTGAGAACGCAAAGGGGGACAACAAGAAGTTCGAAATATGGTGCAACTCCAGAGAGGAGGTTTACATCGTCCAG GCACCAACTACTGAAGTGAAAACCACATGGGTCAAAGAGATCAGGAAGGTTCTAACCACTCAGCTGGAGGCATGCAGAG AAGCCAGCCAGCAGAAGTCAACTGAGCCCGGattccagttccctcctgtgtCCAGTGGAGCGGCAACCCTGAG TCCTTTCAAGTCTGGTCAGAGGAGCTTTaagaagacagaggagaagaaagcggAGCCCTGCAGCACCGATGTGATCTCCTCTTCCCCACCAAAGCCCGCAGGAAAAG GATCTCCCACCAGTCCGGATCGTAAGACCAAACGGCAGAGCGACCCCACGCCTTTTGGCTTCAAAG GCTGGAACAAAACCTCGCTGTCCCTGGATGCGTCAGAGGAGCATGATGGGTACTCCAGCGCCGAGGATCCTCTTCATTCTGACGCAGAAGACGACGCTGGCAAGAAACTG CGTGCTGGCAAATACACAGTGAAGGCTGACTATGAGAAGGCCGGCACTCAGGAGCTCACAGTCAAGAGTggggagacgctggagctgATCAAGCAGGAGGATGATGGACAGTG GCTTGTGCGCAacttgagcacttccaaggagggcGTGATCACAGCTGCTAATCTCCTGTCTCTCATTGGAAAATCCAAGTCCTGCCAGTCGCTCACCAGCTCAG AAGGCAGCGGCTCTGGGAACCTGAGCACCTCATCCAGCTGCAGCGAGACCTACACAAGCTTCTCCGACATCAAACCCTga
- the LOC130535837 gene encoding guanine nucleotide exchange factor DBS-like isoform X7, which produces MTDEIMQLDSAPLCAADIAPELRRQFAFLSGGRGDNGSPIIVFPEFPTFGEITDREFHNVLTYLTSVPSLSSTDVGFILVIDRRQDRWAAVKGTLLRIAGSFPGNLQLVLVLRPTTLLQRTLSDIFFKFNKDEFKMKVPVIMLSSITELHSYLDRTQLTQELGGTQEYCHDKWISHRTAIEGFALMVKKTAQTLQSFGTELAETELPSEVQATTVLLRTHTDNKDQMKENLLVALGQGSRLLESINEPVVRDPDHNMNQDELENLATVQRLLSQLDETERAFDEFWVRHQTKLEQCLQLRHFEHNYTEVRTLLEQVSEKLMTFSEVGISPAHADHIFSELTTYEERVNEVLDRAVSLAQEGEDLLQKSHYAQDSIQPKCTEISTISEDVRASLKARREHLLKAIELHHALERASKWVDDGIYLLASQPVDKCLSHEGAELALQELEGYLNNADQNQLSDPGTIGTEYELVLNQQFRDQVDKVFRKQLSMQDMFDKRRVSLKKLAAKQTRPVQPVAPRPEAFIKSPLSSPVHKTPQEKNTSETHSEISCDKENGQLQDGDHNRHASLSEEEENLAVLRRHVMNELLETERAYVEELLCVLQGYASEMDNPAVLHLIPAPLQNKKEVLFGNMPEIYDFHKRTFLRELEQYTDCPELVGRCFLQRMTDLQIYEKYCHNKPRSESLWRQCSDCAFFQECQKKLEHKLGLDSYLLKPVQRITKYQLLLKEMLKYSKTCEGADDLQEALTSILGILKAVNDSMHLIAITGYEGNLSELGKLLMQGSFSVWTEHKKGHAKVKDLARFKPMQRHLFLHEKALLFCKRREENGEGYEKAPSYSFKHSLSMGAVGITENAKGDNKKFEIWCNSREEVYIVQAPTTEVKTTWVKEIRKVLTTQLEACREASQQKSTEPGFQFPPVSSGAATLSPFKSGQRSFKKTEEKKAEPCSTDVISSSPPKPAGKDETSPPSDRAEEAKKRFTLQGFSNIREQKGSPTSPDRKTKRQSDPTPFGFKGWNKTSLSLDASEEHDGYSSAEDPLHSDAEDDAGKKLRAGKYTVKADYEKAGTQELTVKSGETLELIKQEDDGQWLVRNLSTSKEGVITAANLLSLIGKSKSCQSLTSSEGSGSGNLSTSSSCSETYTSFSDIKP; this is translated from the exons ATGACAG ATGAGATCATGCAGTTGGACAGCGCTCcgctctgtgctgctgacatCGCCCCGGAGCTCAGGAGGCAGTTTGCTTTCCTTTCAG gagggagaggagacaacGGCAGTCCCATCATTGTGTTCCCAGAGTTCCCCACATTTGGAGAAATAACAGACAGGGAGTTTCACAACGTGCTGACCTACCTGACGAGTGTGCCCAG TTTATCCTCAACAGATGTGGGCTTCATACTGGTTATTGATCGTCGGCAAGACCGATGGGCAGCCGTCAAGGGGACCCTGCTGCGCATCGCG GGCTCCTTTCCTGGGAACCtccagctggttctggttctgagaCCCACCACACTCCTACAGCGGACGCTCTCCGATATCTTCTTCAAATTTAACAAGGATGAGTTCAAAATGAAGGTGCCG gtgatcatgctgAGCTCCATAACAGAGCTGCATTCCTACCTCGACCGCACACAGCTGACGCAGGAACTGGGGGGGACTCAGGAGTACTGCCACGACAAGTGGATCTCGCACCGCACC GCTATTGAAGGATTTGCCCTGATGGTAAAGAAAACAGCACAAACCCTGCAGTCATTTGGGACTGAGCTCGCTGAAACTGAACTCCCCAGCGAAGTCCAGGCCACGACCGTCCTgctgaggacacacactgacaatAAAGACCAAATGAAG GAGAATTTGCTGGTGGCTCTGGGTCAGGGCAGCAGGCTGTTGGAGAGCATCAATGAGCCGGTTGTACGAGACCCCGACCACAACATGAACCAGGACGAACTCGAGAACCTGGCTACAGTTCAGAG GCTGCTGTCTCAGCTGGACGAGACAGAACGGGCTTTTGATGAGTTCTGGGTGAGGCATCaaaccaaactggagcagtGTCTTCAGCTGCGCCACTTTGAGCACAACTACACGGAg GTGAGGACATTGTTGGAACAGGTGTCCGAGAAACTCATGACCTTTTCTGAGGTCGGCATCAGCCCAGCTCACGCTGATCATATCTTCAGCGAGCTCACCACCTATGAGGAGAGAGTCAAC GAGGTGCTGGACAGAGCTGTGTCGTTGgcccaggagggggaggatCTGCTTCAGAAGTCCCACTATGCTCAGGACTCCATTCAGCCCAAATGCACAGAGATCAGTACAATCAGTGAAGATGTGAGGGCCAGTCTGAAGGCCAGGAGGGAGCATCTCCTCAAAGCCATAGAGCTGCATCACGCTTTGGAGAGG GCTTCAaaatgggtggatgatgggatATACCTGCTGGCATCTCAACCAGTAGACAAGTGTTTATCACACGAGGGAGCAGAATTAGCCCTTCAGGAGCTGGAGGGATACCTGAATAACGCAGACCAGAACCAGCTCTCAGACCCCGGTACCATCGGGACAGAATATGAGTTGGTGCTCAACCAGCAGTTCAGG GACCAGGTGGACAAGGTTTTCCGGAAACAGTTATCTATGCAGGACATGTTTGACAAGAGAAGAGTGAGTCTGAAAAAACTAGCAGCCAAACAGACCAGGCCAGTCCAGCCAGTAGCCCCCAGACCTGAAGCCTTCATCAAATCCCCCCTGAGCTCCCCCG TCCACAAAACACCGCAGGAGAAGAACACGTCAGAGACACATtctgagatcagctgtgacaAA GAGAATGGACAACTGCAGGATGGAGACCACAACAGACATGCATCTctctcagaggaggaggagaacctggcAGTGCTGAGGAG acaCGTCATGAACGAGCTGCTGGAAACCGAGAGAGCCTacgtggaggagctgctctgcGTACTCCAG gGTTATGCATCTGAGATGGACAACCCAGCTGTGCTTCACCTCATACCTGCTCCCCTGCAGAACAAAAAGGAGGTTCTATTTGGAAACATGCCTGAAATCTACGATTTCCACAAGAG GACATTTCTGAGGGAGCTGGAGCAGTACACTGACTGTCCTGAATTGGTTGGAAGATGTTTCCTACAGAGG ATGACCGACCTGCAAATCTATGAGAAGTACTGTCACAACAAGCCTCGCTCCGAGAGTCTTTGGAGGCAGTGTTCAGACTGTGCCTTCTTCCAG GAGTGTCAGAAAAAGCTGGAGCACAAACTGGGATTAGATTCTTATCTGCTGAAGCCTGTTCAGAGGATCACAAAATATCAGCTGCTTCTCAAG GAAATGTTAAAATACAGTAAAACCTGTGAGGGCGCTGATGACCTGCAGGAGGCACTGACCTCCATTTTGGGCATCCTCAAGGCTGTCAATGACTCCATGCACCTCATTGCCATTACAGGATATGAG GGTAATCTGAGTGAGCTGGGTAAGTTACTGATGCAAGGCTCGTTCAGCGTCTGGACAGAACACAAGAAAGGCCACGCTAAGGTGAAAGATCTGGCCCGTTTCAAGCCCATGCAGAGGCATCTCTTCCTCCACGAGAAGGCCCTCCTCTTCTGCAAGCGGAGGGAGGAGAATGGAGAGGGCTACGAGAAAGCCCCGTCGTACAGCTTCAAACACTCCCTGAGC ATGGGCGCTGTCGGGATCACTGAGAACGCAAAGGGGGACAACAAGAAGTTCGAAATATGGTGCAACTCCAGAGAGGAGGTTTACATCGTCCAG GCACCAACTACTGAAGTGAAAACCACATGGGTCAAAGAGATCAGGAAGGTTCTAACCACTCAGCTGGAGGCATGCAGAG AAGCCAGCCAGCAGAAGTCAACTGAGCCCGGattccagttccctcctgtgtCCAGTGGAGCGGCAACCCTGAG TCCTTTCAAGTCTGGTCAGAGGAGCTTTaagaagacagaggagaagaaagcggAGCCCTGCAGCACCGATGTGATCTCCTCTTCCCCACCAAAGCCCGCAGGAAAAG ATGAGACAAGCCCTCCCTCAGATAGAGCCGAAGAGGCTAAAAAGCGCTTTACTTTACAGGGCTTCAGTAACATCAGAGAGCAGAAAG GATCTCCCACCAGTCCGGATCGTAAGACCAAACGGCAGAGCGACCCCACGCCTTTTGGCTTCAAAG GCTGGAACAAAACCTCGCTGTCCCTGGATGCGTCAGAGGAGCATGATGGGTACTCCAGCGCCGAGGATCCTCTTCATTCTGACGCAGAAGACGACGCTGGCAAGAAACTG CGTGCTGGCAAATACACAGTGAAGGCTGACTATGAGAAGGCCGGCACTCAGGAGCTCACAGTCAAGAGTggggagacgctggagctgATCAAGCAGGAGGATGATGGACAGTG GCTTGTGCGCAacttgagcacttccaaggagggcGTGATCACAGCTGCTAATCTCCTGTCTCTCATTGGAAAATCCAAGTCCTGCCAGTCGCTCACCAGCTCAG AAGGCAGCGGCTCTGGGAACCTGAGCACCTCATCCAGCTGCAGCGAGACCTACACAAGCTTCTCCGACATCAAACCCTga